The following are encoded in a window of Fusarium oxysporum f. sp. lycopersici 4287 chromosome 5, whole genome shotgun sequence genomic DNA:
- a CDS encoding hypothetical protein (At least one base has a quality score < 10), whose product MVSASPGHERDHDGMASPRQKQEAWWRIHLFRGMVSDIRRRIPYYVSDWTDAWDYRVVPATVYMYFANILPALAFSLDMFQKTGSNYGVNEVLLSSVLGAVIFSLFAAQPLVIVGVTGPITVFNYTVYDIMKPTGVNYIGFMCWIGIWSLILHWILAVTNSCNWLRWVTRFPCDIFGFYVAFIYLQKGIQVLEHLGRGQEFYLSIVAALLVFMVAYVCGELGGSSLFRHPLRVFLKDYGTPLTIIFFTGFVHFGRMQEVDLEVLPTGIAFEPTSGRDWLVRFWDLSVGDIFLALPFAVLLTILFWFDHNVSSLIAQGSEFPLRKPAGFHWDIFLLGLTTGVAGILGLPIPQWSHPPKHPSHTESLCVTKAVKEDDEDGNPVGGGYSFEATHVVEQRFSNFAQGLLTLGTMTGPLLVVLHLIPHGVLAGLFFVMGVQALEGNGITGKLIFLARDRALTPSNSPLLQIRRRSAIWYFVLIELVGFGATFAITQTVAAVGFPVIIFALIPVRALLLPYIFSPEELSLLDQPTASEFIMEGIGGSWGGKDDEKSALQQNDALRRPEHRDSVLAHPGAPRKSQEDLAELGQIQSGQSTATRRRSLERRPQRKSTP is encoded by the exons ATGGTTTCAGCTTCACCAGGACACGAAAGAGACCACGATGGAATGGCCTCGCCTCGACAAAAACAAGAGGCTTGGTGGAGAATCCACCTCTTTCGTGGTATGGTTAGTGACATCCGTCGACGAATACCATACTATGTTAGCGACTGGACGGATGCGTGGGACTATCGTGTAGTCCCTGCTACAGTGTATATGTATTTTGCCAA CATCCTCCCTGCTCTGGCATTTTCTCTCGACATGTTCCAGAAAACAGGGTCAAACTATGGCGTCAACGAAGTTTTACTCTCCTCTGTTCTTGGAGCGGTCATATTCTCTCTATTTGCTGCACAACCGCTTGTCATCGTCGGAGTTACGG GTCCAATAACCGTCTTCAACTA TACCGTATATGATATCATGAAGCCAACCGGCGTCAATTATATTGGCTTCATGTGCTGGATCGGCAT ATGGTCACTTATCCTTCACTGGATTCTCGCCGTAACGAACTCCTGCAATTGGCTTCGATGGGTCACACGCTTCCCCTGTGATATCTTTGGGTTTTACGTCGCCTTTATCTACCTCCAAAAGGGCATCCAAGTCCTAGAACATCTCGGTAGAGGACAAGAGTTCTATCTCTCCATCGTTGCCgctcttcttgtcttcatGGTAGCATACGTGTGCGGCGAACTTGGCGGAAGCAGTCTTTTCCGCCACCCCTTGCGCGTGTTTCTCAAGGACTATGGCACACCTTTGACAATCATCTTTTTCACTGGATTTGTCCATTTCGGCCGTATGCAGgaggttgatcttgaggttCTACCCACTGGCATTGCCTTTGAGCCTACCAGTGGCCGCGATTGGCTTGTTCGCTTTTGGGATTTGAGCGTGGGTGACATCTTTCTAGCGCTGCCCTTTGCAGTTCTCTTGACCATTCTCTTCTGGTTCGATCATAATG TTTCTTCACTCATCGCCCAAGGCAGCGAGTTTCCACTTCGCAAACCTGCTGGTTTCCACTGGGATATATTCCTCCTCGGTTTGACAACTGGTGTTGCAGGTATCCTTGGCCTACCCATTCCCCAATGGTCTCATCCCCCCAAGCACCCTTCCCATACCGAGTCGCTCTGCGTTACAAAAGCTGtcaaggaagatgatgaagatggcaacCCAGTAGGTGGTGGTTATTCCTTCGAGGCCACACACGTTGTGGAGCAACGATTTTCCAACTTTGCTCAAGGTCTCCTTACTTTGGGCACTATGACGGGGCCTCTTCTAGTGGTTCTTCACTTGATCCCCCATGGTGTGCTCGCGGGTCTATTCTTTGTCATGGGTGTCCAGGCCCTTGAGGGGAATGGTATCACTGGCAAGCTTATTTTTCTAGCTCGCGATCGGGCCCTTACGCCTTCAAACAGCCCCCTACTTCAAATTCGCCGGCGCTCTGCTATCTGGTACTTTGTCCTCATAGAGCTCGTTGGCTTCGGTGCCACTTTTGCTATCACCCAGACTGTAGCCGCTGTCGGCTTCCCCGTCATCATTTTTGCCCTAATACCAGTCCGTGCTCTGTTACTCCCCTACATATTCTCCCCCGAGGAactctctcttcttgacCAACCAACAGCTTCCGAGTTTATTATGGAGGGAATTGGGGGGTCATGGGGCGGCAAGGACGACGAGAAGTCTGCTTTGCAGCAGAACGATGCCCTCCGCCGTCCAGAACATCGCGATAGTGTGCTTGCGCATCCTGGTGCTCCTAGAAAGAGCCAGGAGGATCTTGCAGAGCTAGGTCAAATACAATCTGGGCAGAGCACAgcgacaagaaggaggagtttgGAGAGACGACCACAAAGAAAGTCAACCCCATAG
- a CDS encoding hypothetical protein (At least one base has a quality score < 10) — MKPTGVNYIGFMCWIGIWSLILHWILAVTNSCNWLRWVTRFPCDIFGFYVAFIYLQKGIQVLEHLGRGQEFYLSIVAALLVFMVAYVCGELGGSSLFRHPLRVFLKDYGTPLTIIFFTGFVHFGRMQEVDLEVLPTGIAFEPTSGRDWLVRFWDLSVGDIFLALPFAVLLTILFWFDHNVSSLIAQGSEFPLRKPAGFHWDIFLLGLTTGVAGILGLPIPQWSHPPKHPSHTESLCVTKAVKEDDEDGNPVGGGYSFEATHVVEQRFSNFAQGLLTLGTMTGPLLVVLHLIPHGVLAGLFFVMGVQALEGNGITGKLIFLARDRALTPSNSPLLQIRRRSAIWYFVLIELVGFGATFAITQTVAAVGFPVIIFALIPVRALLLPYIFSPEELSLLDQPTASEFIMEGIGGSWGGKDDEKSALQQNDALRRPEHRDSVLAHPGAPRKSQEDLAELGQIQSGQSTATRRRSLERRPQRKSTP, encoded by the exons ATGAAGCCAACCGGCGTCAATTATATTGGCTTCATGTGCTGGATCGGCAT ATGGTCACTTATCCTTCACTGGATTCTCGCCGTAACGAACTCCTGCAATTGGCTTCGATGGGTCACACGCTTCCCCTGTGATATCTTTGGGTTTTACGTCGCCTTTATCTACCTCCAAAAGGGCATCCAAGTCCTAGAACATCTCGGTAGAGGACAAGAGTTCTATCTCTCCATCGTTGCCgctcttcttgtcttcatGGTAGCATACGTGTGCGGCGAACTTGGCGGAAGCAGTCTTTTCCGCCACCCCTTGCGCGTGTTTCTCAAGGACTATGGCACACCTTTGACAATCATCTTTTTCACTGGATTTGTCCATTTCGGCCGTATGCAGgaggttgatcttgaggttCTACCCACTGGCATTGCCTTTGAGCCTACCAGTGGCCGCGATTGGCTTGTTCGCTTTTGGGATTTGAGCGTGGGTGACATCTTTCTAGCGCTGCCCTTTGCAGTTCTCTTGACCATTCTCTTCTGGTTCGATCATAATG TTTCTTCACTCATCGCCCAAGGCAGCGAGTTTCCACTTCGCAAACCTGCTGGTTTCCACTGGGATATATTCCTCCTCGGTTTGACAACTGGTGTTGCAGGTATCCTTGGCCTACCCATTCCCCAATGGTCTCATCCCCCCAAGCACCCTTCCCATACCGAGTCGCTCTGCGTTACAAAAGCTGtcaaggaagatgatgaagatggcaacCCAGTAGGTGGTGGTTATTCCTTCGAGGCCACACACGTTGTGGAGCAACGATTTTCCAACTTTGCTCAAGGTCTCCTTACTTTGGGCACTATGACGGGGCCTCTTCTAGTGGTTCTTCACTTGATCCCCCATGGTGTGCTCGCGGGTCTATTCTTTGTCATGGGTGTCCAGGCCCTTGAGGGGAATGGTATCACTGGCAAGCTTATTTTTCTAGCTCGCGATCGGGCCCTTACGCCTTCAAACAGCCCCCTACTTCAAATTCGCCGGCGCTCTGCTATCTGGTACTTTGTCCTCATAGAGCTCGTTGGCTTCGGTGCCACTTTTGCTATCACCCAGACTGTAGCCGCTGTCGGCTTCCCCGTCATCATTTTTGCCCTAATACCAGTCCGTGCTCTGTTACTCCCCTACATATTCTCCCCCGAGGAactctctcttcttgacCAACCAACAGCTTCCGAGTTTATTATGGAGGGAATTGGGGGGTCATGGGGCGGCAAGGACGACGAGAAGTCTGCTTTGCAGCAGAACGATGCCCTCCGCCGTCCAGAACATCGCGATAGTGTGCTTGCGCATCCTGGTGCTCCTAGAAAGAGCCAGGAGGATCTTGCAGAGCTAGGTCAAATACAATCTGGGCAGAGCACAgcgacaagaaggaggagtttgGAGAGACGACCACAAAGAAAGTCAACCCCATAG